Proteins from a genomic interval of Papaver somniferum cultivar HN1 chromosome 4, ASM357369v1, whole genome shotgun sequence:
- the LOC113273917 gene encoding transcription factor TCP18-like has protein sequence MFLSNNSRISSTSSSRNNISCGYSCCCYNNDHQHQPLFDRPLYVCPNNNNHINNNFRQSHHHQPPPPSASSPPKQSQSLTFYPFSPTYFDQNSEENDIEILEQPYHHQEIHFNHHHLNPQQQQEQPLLFSSSTTTAAANLHTTTATLLEGGPNSTLGVANKDNITNMINKDNVDWGGSGDFNKMNKKCSTNLKMSEKKLVSTTWNNSKMCSKSKKDRHSKIVTAQGPRDRRMRLSLKVARPFFAIQDMLGFDKASKTVEWLLTNCKEEINELKRSLRISDEDDTVMTAAINKRSSCSRGGKNVSSASDCEVVSEIDVSNNSSSNNLRKEKRVRPLRKPTFHHPQAKESRAKARARARERTMGKIWSKSVMPASTSNNNYLYNHNSLTMNQLATSTSPFEFETGDESGSQSQDMKCSLDVVAEAEEPISHSPSLEESIVITGNSSSPAQIYNYHHHELVKTSNTLNLNNNYSFWDIDNTNEISSFCATSANIHLPTAAFNNFDKPWTYNNESS, from the exons ATGTTTCTCTCAAACAACAGTAGGATTAGTAGTACTAGCAGTAGTAGGAACAACATTAGTTGTGGTTATAGCTGTTGTTGTTATAACAATGATCATCAACATCAACCTTTGTTTGATAGACCACTTTATGTATGCCCTAACAATAATAACCacatcaacaacaatttcagACAATCTCACCACCATCAACCTCCTCCCCCTTCAGCTTCTTCACCTCCTAAGCAGTCTCAGTCTCTAACTTTCTATCCTTTCTCTCCCACTTATTTTGATCAAAATAGTGAAGAAAACGACATTGAAATCTTAGAGCAGCCATACCACCATCAAGAGATTCATTTCAATCATCACCACTTGAACCCTCAACAGCAACAAGAACAGCCcttgttattttcttcttctacaaCTACTGCTGCTGCTAACCTTCACACTACTACAGCAACATTACTTGAAGGTGGTCCTAACAGCACATTGGGTGTTGCAAACAAAGATAACATCACCAACATGATCAACAAAGATAATGTTGACTGGGGTGGAAGCGGAGATTTTAACAAGATGAACAAGAAATGTTCTACTAATTTGAAGATGAGTGAGAAAAAACTAGTCAGCACTACTTGGAATAATAGTAAGATGTGTTCGAAATCAAAGAAAGATCGTCACAGCAAGATTGTCACTGCTCAAGGACCGAGGGATCGGCGAATGAGATTGTCCCTCAAAGTTGCTCGTCCTTTCTTTGCCATCCAAGACATGCTTGGATTTGATAAAGCTAGCAAAACAGTCGAATGGCTTTTGACAAACTGCAAGGAAGAGATCAATGAGCTTAAAAGAAGTCTAAGAATTTCTGATGAGGATGATACTGTGATGACGGCTGCTATCAATAAGCGCAGTAGTTGTAGTAGGGGTGGTAAGAATGTATCATCTGCATCAGACTGTGAAGTAGTATCTGAGATTGATGTctccaacaattcatcaagtaACAACCTTAGGAAAGAGAAAAGGGTTCGACCATTGCGGAAGCCTACTTTCCACCATCCACAAGCAAAAGAGTCCAGAGCAAAGGCAAGAGCTAGAGCAAGGGAAAGAACTATGGGAAAGATTTGGAGTAAATCTGTGATGCCCGCATCCACAAGCAATAACAATTACTTGTACAACCATAATAGTCTGACGATGAACCAATTGGCGACATCTACGAGTCCGTTTGAGTTCGAGACTGGTGACGAATCGGGCTCTCAGAGCCAGGATATGAAGTGTTCACTGGATGTGGTAGCTGAAGCTGAAGAACCCATTTCTCACTCTCCCTCGCTGGAGGAATCTATTGTGATCACTGGCAACTCTAGCTCGCCTGCTCAGATTTACAACTATCATCACCATGAGCTGGTTAAAACATCAAATACCCTAAACCTCAACAATAATTACAGCTTTTGGGACATCGATAACACAAACGAGATTTCTAGCTTTTGTGCTACGTCTGCAAACATTCATCTCCCGACAGCAG CTTTTAATAACTTCGACAAGCCGTGGACCTACAACAATGAAAGTTCATGA